GGCCCAGTTCGGCTCCCAGAACCAGGACCCACATCCCTGACTGGATCAGGCAACCCATCCACGCGGTTCGGTCGGGTTCTGCGCCTTCCTCTCAAACGccttctcctcttcatcacgAGGACTGGTCGTTTGGCTTCTTTTATCCAACTCCTTCCTCCGCTCCTCGGCGGTTCGGTTCGGCTCGGTTCGGCTCGGATCAGCGGTCCTGCAGGTTCAGGCAGGGGACCCACTGGTTCCGGCAGCGAATCTCCTCGCAGAAGCTGCTGACATCCTGCAGGGCCTGGCACTGCAGCGGCTGGACCGGCGGGTTCTGCGGGACACGGCAGGACGGGTTAGAGTCAGAACAAGAAGTCGGAGGGGTTCGGGTTCAAAactgggaggggagggggtggtcGTACTTACAGTGACCAGGATGCAGTGCAGGTCCCGGGGCTCGTTCCCGTTGCTGTCCCCGGTGTCGTCCCCCAGCAGCTGGGCCAGCCGCCGGGTTCCGGACACGCGCAGGATGTTGATGTCGTTGTCTCCGCAGAAAGCCTGAAGCAGCGTGAAGTGGATCTGCAGCGCGAtgtcatcttcatcctcctcgTCTGTGGCCAGGAGGCACAGCACCACGCTGTCCGGGTCTCTGTGGGGCGCAGCGGCACGGTtagaaccggaaccagaacaTGACAGAAGCTGACGTCGAACGGAACACCGAGCTCGTACTTACACGTTCATGAGCTTGGCGGACTCGTAGACCCCCACGGTGAGGCAGTCCTGCCTCTGAGCCGCgaccagcagctcctccagggcCTGGGTCAcagtctccatcctgcaggggGGGAGACGGGTTAGAACCGGGCCGGAACCGGGACAGAACACCAACACAACACAACTCAAATCTACCGAAACTCAAACTCACTTTTTATCGGTGCTGCTGGGTCCAACAACCTCTTCCAGAGTCATGTTgaagtcagtaaaataatccacCAGCTCCAGGATAAAAGTCAAATATCCACAGATAGAGTCCCAATAAAGAGAGGTAATCCAGTCCGGTATCAAGATCCTGCTGAGGCTCGGATAAGTCCAGTACGATCCGATTCTGGTGCCTGAGAGAAGCTTTCTGCCTCTAACAGCCGAAACTCTGCATTTTATACCCCTGCTGCGGCGGCGCGCGCTCCGATTGGTCCGCCGCGATCAAAGGCGTCTCTGTCctgcgctctgattggtcgaAGCACGCGGCAGAAACCGGCGGGCCCACGTGGGTGGTTTCGGAGAATCCCCCGCagtctctccctcctctccctcctcttcctcctctgtttgtttgctgagaggagggttttttgtgtgtgttctgtctGAGCGGAGGAATTTCCAGACCTCCTCCCTCCCAGAACCCGTTCCCTCttcagaaccccccccccccccNNNNNNNNNNNNcccccccccccccccccaaaaggTCCATCACGACCCTGCTGCACGAGCCCCCAGGTCTACCCTCACACACCTCCTCCAAAAACACTGATAAACAGGAGGAGGTCAGGTGATGGAGATGTTTTCTGCAGGACGCTTCTTCTTAAATGACTTCGGTTTAAAGTAACTCGGGTTAAAACATTCAGAGAACTGAAGCATTTGttctgaaatgagctgaagctgttgtaactaaaggaagcagaaaaccaaacagctaAAGGCTACATAGAAGCTAAAATAGCACTAGGCtggttaaaaatagaaaaaaatgagcaaaaatctAAGTGCTAAAGGTTAGCTGTGTTGAAAGAAAaggtgtttaaatatttgtaaataaagtgaaacattttgaaaaatctataaaagttacaaaaaccaaaggtcttagcagccatcagctgaaaTGAGCCAAATCTGACACAGAAATAGTTAAAAGAGCTCAAGTCTGCAGGAAGATCTGAGCTTCTGCTCACTTTCAGGACTTTGTGACCCTGCAGGCCGCACTGAAACCACCCAGGACCAGTTCCTGCAAGACCCGGTTCCCCTGAACCCAGTGTGGGGGGTGATCCGGGCTTCATAAAGGCCCAGTTCAGCTGCAGGAATTTGTTGTTCCTTCAAAAAGGGAAAAGTTTCaagaaatgaaagtaaaaggAACCTGTCAGGAATctataatgtaaataaaagaacagatttcTCCTTCAGGGggtttaaaaacacttcaacCAAAACAAGCACGGACTAAAGAAGCTgtagaatttatttaaatataaaaaaatgaactaaaattagttttaaataaagcctgTCGGGTCGTTTGGGGAGAggtgttgtttatttaaacatgaaactGTTTCCATGAAAGTGTTTACTTCATTTAAACTAATGAGTCATCATGATGAAGAAAACTCCtcaatttaaaagttttctcaCGTGACCAAACTGTCAAATTAGAAATGTTGGCTTTAGATCAAAGGCTGCGAAGAAAAggactaaaatgagcaaaataaaaatgtattcattctttttttattaatattattattattatcttgtttCATAAACCTAACAggtaaatataaatgtttgtttcgaaataaataaactttaagtggaaattctggttttattaatttgtctttttttctctgcggggaaaataaaagtaaagttttgttGTGTCGCAGTGCCCCCTGCCGGCGGTGTAAAAAACTCACTTTCTTCCTctaaaatattaactttttctttatttaaacatttcccTGAGAATGTCTGAGCCTTGCtataaaatcttatttattctttatgttttctgactttaatttgtttgttttttatacatatttaactttttttaaattgaggtttgtcttttttaaaaccagacagaaaaggttttggtatttttaatgTGGTATTATAATctattttagatttatttctttatatgaTGAAACAACAAGATGTCAGTAACTGGCAAAACCTCTTGTGCAAGTTTTAATATGATTAAAAACGTTAAATTAAAGATTTCATCATCCCAGTTTTGGTCTAATTTAACTTCCTGTCTTTTGATCAGAGCTGAGGctcatcagccaatcagagctgcCGACTGTGATCACATGACCTGAAGCTTTGATCAGGCTGAGGAGCCATCTTTCTCTGATTGATTTACCTGAGCTGGACAAGGTTTGATTAAATTAACTCTGAAAATGTCTTCAGGTACTTCACTTTGAAAGGTTAACATCAGAAAAACGaactaaaaagattttaaaaagcagaaaattctcttttaaattaagaaaaaatacaattctGCAGGGATAAAATCAccagaagcttttaaaaactatacaaattcagttcaaagttttgtttgtttgacttttattttgaaagtttcaatgttttatttgaaatttgttaaatgaaattataatcaatttaaagtcagattttaatgtttctcttgTCTGTTTCcaagtccagaaccagaacagaaccctgatccaagtCCAGAACCATGGTTCTATCAGCCCTTGGTTCTGTTGGTCCATATGGTCCTATCGGGTGGTCCTGTTGGTTTATGAGGTTCTATCAGTCTGGTGGTTCTTGATGTGGTTCTGGCAGAGGGCTCGGTCCCTCTCAGTCTTCTCAGTTTTAAtcagttcagtgatttatttttctcacacgTTTGATCCTCTGAACCTCTTTAATCATCAGAACCTGAACCTTCTCAGAGGTTTAGGATCATTTGGTCCAAACTGTGCTGAAGGCCCAGAAAGGAAGACTGGACCTCCATGAAcctatcaaaaagaaaaaccatttCCAGATTCGAACTTGTTCACATCTGAACCTGTTTATTCTGGCTGCAGATCAAATATGTTTCAGCTCAAACGACCCAAAGttggtttaaaagtttgtttgactttaaaaagggAATTAACGACGGATCTGAATCCACAACCTGACTGACTTTAATTAACAGTGTGAAACCTCCTGCTGGGGTTCCTGCCGTTTACAAACCGCCTCTTTAACAAGCCGTTTCCACTCTTCATCCCCAGACTCTTAGAATCCACAAGCCAACAAACAAGTTTATCACTTTACCCCAGCAGGAGAGAACCCCTGAAACACTTTctaccaaaacacaaaaaaaggttccaaaatgtaatataataataaagtcccctaataaagtttatttcctttatttatagATGTTCAAAAGTTCTACTTTGACTTCAGTGTGCTCAAATCTTACCATTATGCTTTataaaatctatctatctatctatctatctatctatctatctatctatctatctatctatctatctatctatctatctatctatctatctatctatctNNNNNNNNNNNNNNNNNNNNNNNNNNNNNNNNNNNNNNNNNNNNNNNNNNNNNNNNNNNNNNNNNNNNNNNNNNNNNNNNNNNNNNNNNNNNNNNNNNNNAAATATAGACTTCTAAAGAAcaaattacagttaaaaatacCAGATATTTTGGGATATTCATCTTCATCTGAATAcgttatttaataaactttctTAAGGAATCTAAATTGATAGAGaggatttaggttttttttttttttaagttgcgtcctgatccacactccataccagtaggtggcggtaatgcacctatAAGTTGTTTGCAACCGCCataaaaccaagaagaagaagaagaagaagaagaagaagaagaagaaaacgaaAAATGCGcggttttgttttgaactgcCTGACCGGAAGAAGGCCGTCTTTAAATCAGGTTAGCTTTACAGGTGTGCTCGGTAAAGCCTTGCGTGACATGGTTGTTTCTGTGACTGATTGCCGCCATGACGGAAAATCATGTTCTTCGTGGAACCGGGGAACAGGTTACGCTTTTAATTTTGTGAATCTGTGCTCGCGGAGGAAATGGAAACCGACGAAACGTTGGAATTTTAACGGATATTAGCGAACCGCGCGGTGTTAGCTAAAGAGCTAGCATGTAGTTAAAcggtgtaaaaaaataaataaataaactatctGGCCGGTCGTTACTCGGTTAATTTGTGCTTTAATGtgattttagcttgttttttaagTCGGTTTTTAACCGGTAGGGTTCTCATGTTTTCTGTCGGCAGGAGGATTGTGTCCCGGAGGAGGCTGCGGTTCAAACGGAGACGGAAGAAACATCTGCAACCGCGGAAATATCCCTGGTTcgggtcattttattttacataaatgttgTTCTGTAAGGATAgagttctttgttttaaatctgaagacctgaaactgtaaaaaacataaaataattctGAACAGTTGGAAGATAAAAACCTAATCTgctgttttcactgttttagCGGCTTTAATTCattagttttacagtttaaaacatgctgagtaatttatttcacaaattaGCTTCAAGCCCAACGGATCTAAGGTTTTCAGGTTTAAATCAGCGACatgtataaatgtataaaagatgaattcttactgtttttttattatctgtgcaGGACGTCGAGCCTGAAATGACTGACGagacaaaagacaaactgaagcTGGAGGACGAGGACAGATGGACGACCTGTCCACCTGCGGAGGACACCTCCGGCACCGAGGTCAAGGAGACAACGGTCTTCCGTTTCGTTCAGGTTTACTTAGCTTCTTAATTATTTATCtgttctttaattgtttttttaattgctctTATTTGTTTCGAACCAGTTAAAAGATATTCACCACAATGTTCTTGTTGCTAACTTCACAAAATCTCGTGCAGATCATTAGTATTTTCTTATAAATGATGATTTAAGTTAAATTAACGCTTATTAAAACacgtttctttgtgtttcaggacTGGAAGCCCGGCTCTCGGTGTCGGGCCGTGTACTCAGAGGACGGCTTGGTTTACCCCGCCGAAGTTCtgtgggtcaaaggtcagcgcTGCCGCGTTCGCTACGACGACTACAACAACGAGGAAGAGCTGGACGTTAGCGGTCTTCTGAGCCCCAACGAGCTCCACGGCCCGAGCAGAACCGCTGCCGCCACCAAGGTAAAGACACGGAGGTCGCTCATGATGATGGAAATCAACgtactgaatggattttaatttcCTCTTCTGTTTAAGTCACGTTAAAGTGCATCACACagaattaaatctgttttattgttattaaagtaaaactttttatcagtttgtaaATGTCTATCGAATCTAATATCTGGAAACATCAGTGGTGCtgttagttttaagttttaaacagttagatttatttcacttcctgcatttaactgtttttatgaattcaGGAGATCAGCAGCTTCACAcacagttgatttttttttctgttttaatgatttCCACAAGTCCATGCTGCCAGCATCTGTTCTGGTTTACTGCTACGTGAAGATAAAAACTGTCCCTTCAGACAGGAACAGACTAATATtgattaagtttttaaaaataacctaTATTTCTTCTGGTTTATTCAGTAAATAGATGGCATCGAATCCTCAGACTCAAGGCTGAGCTGTGTGAGTTTATAAACGTATGTCAGGAAGAAACATGGCCTGTGTCGGTTCTGTagggcagcagctggaggtcCGGTCCGTCCAGCGGTAACGCTGActggaggaggcagaggaggggggagaaCCAGGTAGAacagggaggagagaggaggtcAGCGTGGAGAAATGATCAGAAATCCTCCACGGTTGGTCTTCGTCAGTAATGACGTAAAAATCTTCTTCGTTTTAAATCGTAAATCAGGTTCAGGTGTTTGAAAAGACAAAGTCTATAAAAACGACTCTGACAGATATTTGATGGAGTCCTGAGGTCCCTGAGACAAAGACATTTGTCCTGATGTTTGCCTTTGTCTCAAGCGGAGAAATCTGGGAGTGTTGTTTCTGAGTGACGGGAGACTACGTTCcagccctcacctgtggtcaggGGGCGTGGCTCaggatcctggatccaagcaggtGAAACGGGCGTCCACAGTAcggcggccgggctcagcctcgGAGAAGGAGGTGGAGCTGCTCTTCATCAGAAGATCCAGGATCCCTCCTGGGAGGAGATCCCGGGACAGACTCAGAACCCACAGTAACGTCCTCTCTGGGCTGGGAACACCTCGGGGAGGTCTAGGTTCCCCCCTCCTGGACCCAGCACCTCTGATCTGGACGGACGTTTACCTTGAGTGTTCTGAGAGCAACAGCGTGAACAGTAACAGTCGATCTGTCTCAGAGAATGGAGCTGAGAGCTACAACAACAcggagaggagaagcaggacCTCCGATGAAGGAAATAATCAGAAGATGCGTCCGAGTTGCAGAGTTTTGAAGCATCTGAACGACTCTCCGACtagtgttttttattcatttcttttatgttcaaatattacAGATTGCTCCCACACTCATGTGACTTTTCGGCTCATccgttttaaagcttttagaaaattttatttgcatataaatGGCTCTTTTTGTCCTATTTTTGTgagttgagttgtttttgtttcttagatGAGATTAACTCCTTTAATCTATGACTTTATTGGGAGAAActgaacctttaaaaacaaagtaatcattttattctttcaggTACTTGAACACTCTGCAGCTCTGTTGCCAAATATGAGCGCATTGTTCGTTTTCTGCAGATGAAAGAAAGACCGGGGAGCCAGAACAAAATGGAGGAGGAAGCCAATGAAAAAGGAGGAAACCAGCAGAAAGACGAACCAACCAATAACAGCGTCCCTCCTTTTCctccatttcctcctcctcctcgtcagaTGGGCTCGGCGGTAAATCTGACTCACATGTTCCCCAAATCATTTTAACACCtttatcaaacaggaagtgctgcaaAATACACTTTAATGTCGTTCAAACGTCTGTATTAACAACACTTATGTCTGTAAGAAGCaggtttttattcaagttttacCAAATTATCCGTGAAGTACTCGAGTAGAAAGCTGAACATTTCTAAAAACGGTTATTGAACGCAGCTCATTCAGACGCGGAGGCTGGTGGCCTGTTTCAGATTATTATCagcttaaatgtgtttttaaacaacttcacTGGTTGTCCTTGAGAATGTGGAGCAGAAGAACCATTActgagtttgttgttgttatttcagGGACCTTCAtctttcttcctccctcctcctcctccctcctggGCGTTCTGTGGCGGCCATGCTGACGGTTCTCCGGACGACGGCTCCGTCTCCAACATGCTGATGCTGTGGTACCTGTGCGGCTTCCTCACCGGCAGCTTCATGGTCGGTTAGAAACCCAAACCTGTCCAGGTGAAAATCAGGTGTGAAACCGTTTTAAACTCTCCTTGAACGGgtttctgttttcgtgtttCAGACCCGGCAGCAGTTCAGGTCGCCCTCCAAAGACTAGGTGGAAAACCCGTCTGACCCAGGTGAACTCCGTTAACGAGTCACAGCTTCATCAGTAAAATCACGAGTTAATGACCCGCTCTGCTttcctttctgctgcagagaccAAGGGATGCAGCCGGGACACTTTCCTTTCATTTggaatgagttttattttgttttttattatttttaaatggtttattagtttaaatgttGACCTGATGAAACTCTGCAGGAGAGTTTTGTGTTCGGAAGGTTTGGTTGCTCTCAGTCATGGCGGCTGCTGGGACTGAAACTCAAATGAACGTTTTCAGAGAACAAAGTCAtttgagaataaaaagaaaaggtggaaACTTTCCTCTGATAATTCGTCTTCATGAACTAATCAACATCTGTGAGATCTGCTGTGTTTCGGAGCTTTAATGTGAAGCCCGGCTGCTCGGCTCTGACCCTCGTTGCCTCCATCTGTCGGCTATTAAAGCTCCGTGTGCTTTGACGTAAACGGTGACACGCAGAGACCCCGAGGAGCCGCCGCGCTTCCTGTCGGGCTGCGCCCCCAGAGGGACGTTTTCCTAAAACAAACCCTTGAAGTGTTCAGTGACGTTCagtccagcacacctgattacCTCCTCAGCAGGTCCTCCAGGAGCCTGGTGTGCAGCAGAGAAACCTTtagaacctgcaggatggagaacCCGGACTGGAAACCACTCCTGCAATGAATGTTGGGACGCTAACTGATGTAAGCAGAACAAAGAGATGGGCTTTATACCACCTGCTGACCCATTGAGACATATTAGAACCAGAGACAGGACACACAAAGGAAGAGCGCCCCCTTGTGGCTGGCTTCAGGTCAGcttttaagccccgccccctccttATAAATGAACAAACTCTCCTTACTTATAAAAGAACAGATGTTTCTGTTAATTTACATGGTTTCTGCCTTGCTGCTTTAGGTTTAAGTGCAGTTTGGTAAACGTTTAGCTTCAGTTAGTTGGATTACGCTGTGATTGACAGCCCGTCAGCGAGGTGGAAGGGTTGTGGGCGGGGCTTTTGTGTCAAGGGTCTGCTCCACGCCCCTGCTGCCGCAAACATGAGAACTCTCAAAACACAGACTTAACTCAAAAGTTGACTTCAGAAagtctgtctttagttttcatCTATAGGAAGTtaatataaagataaaaactgttaaatcttTACTTCCTAAATTTggttaaaaattacatttctggGACATGGACCCAGCTGGTTTCAGCTGCTTGTTAGATTTTGTCTGTAATGAAACTGCTGGGCTCAGATGTTCCACCTCACAAGGTGAAACCTGCTCCGTCACGTCCTGTTTGACAGAGCAGAGGTCCGACCTCAGAGGTCAGCTGCCTGATTGCCTTGGCTTTTTAGTAAATATTGTCCGAGTGACCTCAGAGCCGCCGTCGAGCGCTATAAACCGTCCAGAGTCCAGCCGGCAGGACAGAGGACCGGCGCTCGGCTTTCTTCAGGCTCCTCAGCACCCGTCAATCCCGTACCGAGTCCGTCAGCACCATGGTCCGAGGCAGGATGCTGCTGCTCAGCGCCTCTTGCTGGCTGCTGGTGGCGTTGGGGAGCTGCGACAATCTGATAGAGGAGCGATCGCCCGAATACGGCGTCATAAAGaacgaggaggagaaggagctggTGAGTCAGAGGCTGATTATTGATCAGAACCTTTTTTAtaatctgtaacttttatagtcTCTCTTCTGTGTTCACCTCCTCACGTAATGTTCAAAGGCCCGTGGAATTATTGGACCTGTTAGTTTTCCCGGCTGACGTCGTCTCTGTTCGCCCCTCAGATCGAAGCCCTGCAGGAAGTtctggagaagctgaagaacAAACAGCTGCCGTCGTCGGAGAAGAAGCTCGGCTGGCTTCCTCCTGTAAGAACATCCTCCTGCTCTCACCTCAAACACCGCTCCTCCACCAGGAGCACCAAATAATCCGAAACGAACACGATATTTTCTTGGTTTAGGTTTGGACCGGTGAGGTCAGAGGTGTTTCAGGTCAGggttcctctgctcctcaggttgATCTTTAGGGTTTCCAGATCTTCAAGTTTGGAGAAAACGTTTTAAAGAATCTAAAGTTCAAACAGCAGAGTGCTTTTCAGATCTGTTCTATGAAgcgcaaaagttttaaacttcacAAAGCTTAAATATGTGATAtgtctaagtgtgtgtgtgtgtgtgtgtgtgtgtcagtgcgACGCAGGGGAGCAGTGTGCGGTCCGTAAGGGCTCCAGGATCGGGAAGCTGTGCGGATGCCCCAGAGGGAACGTCTGTAACTTCAGCGT
The DNA window shown above is from Kryptolebias marmoratus isolate JLee-2015 linkage group LG18, ASM164957v2, whole genome shotgun sequence and carries:
- the LOC108228757 gene encoding survival of motor neuron protein isoform X2; this encodes MTENHVLRGTGEQEDCVPEEAAVQTETEETSATAEISLDVEPEMTDETKDKLKLEDEDRWTTCPPAEDTSGTEVKETTVFRFVQDWKPGSRCRAVYSEDGLVYPAEVLWVKGQRCRVRYDDYNNEEELDVSGLLSPNELHGPSRTAAATKGSSWRSGPSSGNADWRRQRRGENQVEQGGERRSAWRNDQKSSTMKERPGSQNKMEEEANEKGGNQQKDEPTNNSVPPFPPFPPPPRQMGSAGPSSFFLPPPPPSWAFCGGHADGSPDDGSVSNMLMLWYLCGFLTGSFMVDPAAVQVALQRLGGKPV
- the LOC108228757 gene encoding survival motor neuron protein isoform X5, producing MRGFVLNCLTGRRPSLNQEDCVPEEAAVQTETEETSATAEISLDVEPEMTDETKDKLKLEDEDRWTTCPPAEDTSGTEVKETTVFRFVQDWKPGSRCRAVYSEDGLVYPAEVLWVKGQRCRVRYDDYNNEEELDVSGLLSPNELHGPSRTAAATKMKERPGSQNKMEEEANEKGGNQQKDEPTNNSVPPFPPFPPPPRQMGSAGPSSFFLPPPPPSWAFCGGHADGSPDDGSVSNMLMLWYLCGFLTGSFMVDPAAVQVALQRLGGKPV
- the LOC108228757 gene encoding survival of motor neuron protein isoform X4; this encodes MRGFVLNCLTGRRPSLNQEDCVPEEAAVQTETEETSATAEISLDVEPEMTDETKDKLKLEDEDRWTTCPPAEDTSGTEDWKPGSRCRAVYSEDGLVYPAEVLWVKGQRCRVRYDDYNNEEELDVSGLLSPNELHGPSRTAAATKGSSWRSGPSSGNADWRRQRRGENQVEQGGERRSAWRNDQKSSTMKERPGSQNKMEEEANEKGGNQQKDEPTNNSVPPFPPFPPPPRQMGSAGPSSFFLPPPPPSWAFCGGHADGSPDDGSVSNMLMLWYLCGFLTGSFMVDPAAVQVALQRLGGKPV
- the LOC108228757 gene encoding survival of motor neuron protein isoform X3, with amino-acid sequence MRGFVLNCLTGRRPSLNQEDCVPEEAAVQTETEETSATAEISLDVEPEMTDETKDKLKLEDEDRWTTCPPAEDTSGTEVKETTVFRFVQDWKPGSRCRAVYSEDGLVYPAEVLWVKGQRCRVRYDDYNNEEELDVSGLLSPNELHGPSRTAAATKGSSWRSGPSSGNADWRRQRRGENQVEQGGERRSAWRNDQKSSTMKERPGSQNKMEEEANEKGGNQQKDEPTNNSVPPFPPFPPPPRQMGSAGPSSFFLPPPPPSWAFCGGHADGSPDDGSVSNMLMLWYLCGFLTGSFMTRQQFRSPSKD
- the LOC108246648 gene encoding growth arrest and DNA damage-inducible protein GADD45 beta; the protein is MTLEEVVGPSSTDKKMETVTQALEELLVAAQRQDCLTVGVYESAKLMNVDPDSVVLCLLATDEEDEDDIALQIHFTLLQAFCGDNDINILRVSGTRRLAQLLGDDTGDSNGNEPRDLHCILVTNPPVQPLQCQALQDVSSFCEEIRCRNQWVPCLNLQDR
- the LOC108228758 gene encoding cocaine- and amphetamine-regulated transcript protein, which gives rise to MVRGRMLLLSASCWLLVALGSCDNLIEERSPEYGVIKNEEEKELIEALQEVLEKLKNKQLPSSEKKLGWLPPCDAGEQCAVRKGSRIGKLCGCPRGNVCNFSVLKCV
- the LOC108228757 gene encoding survival of motor neuron protein isoform X1; translation: MRGFVLNCLTGRRPSLNQEDCVPEEAAVQTETEETSATAEISLDVEPEMTDETKDKLKLEDEDRWTTCPPAEDTSGTEVKETTVFRFVQDWKPGSRCRAVYSEDGLVYPAEVLWVKGQRCRVRYDDYNNEEELDVSGLLSPNELHGPSRTAAATKGSSWRSGPSSGNADWRRQRRGENQVEQGGERRSAWRNDQKSSTMKERPGSQNKMEEEANEKGGNQQKDEPTNNSVPPFPPFPPPPRQMGSAGPSSFFLPPPPPSWAFCGGHADGSPDDGSVSNMLMLWYLCGFLTGSFMVDPAAVQVALQRLGGKPV